One window of Suricata suricatta isolate VVHF042 chromosome 6, meerkat_22Aug2017_6uvM2_HiC, whole genome shotgun sequence genomic DNA carries:
- the LOC115294025 gene encoding olfactory receptor 2T29-like: MDNKNWMVNETEQSNFILVGIFSQSKYPTLLCVIIFMVFLLVLSGNSMLIFLIYSVAHLHTPMYFFISQLSLMDVMYISITVPKMLMDQVMGVNKISPLECGMQMFFYVTLGGSECFLLASMAYDRYMAICQPLHYPLLMNHRVCLLLASGCWFLGFLDGFMLTSVTMTFPFCRSREIHHFFCEVPAVVKLSCSDTSLYETLMYLCCVLMLLFPVTVISSSYVFILLTINRMNSAKTQKKTFATCSSHMTVVILFYGAGVYNYMLPRFYHTPEKDIMVSVFYTILTPLLNPLIYSLRNKDITGALKKNIECGNCLSRK; the protein is encoded by the coding sequence ATGGACAACAAAAATTGGATGGTCAATGAAACTGAACAGTCCAATTTCATCCTGGTGGGAATTTTCAGTCAGTCAAAATACCCAACTCTCCTCTGTGTGatcatttttatggttttcttgtTGGTATTGTCTGGAAACTCTATGTTGATATTTCTGATATACTCTGTTGCTCACCTCCACACCCCTATGTACTTTTTCATCAGCCAGTTGTCTCTTATGGACGTGATGTACATTTCCATCACTGTGCCCAAGATGCTTATGGACCAGGTGATGGGTGTGAATAAGATCTCACCTCTCGAATGTGGGATGCAAATGTTTTTCTATGTGACACTAGGAGGTTCAGAATGTTTCCTTCTAGCctccatggcctatgaccgctatatGGCCATCTGCCAGCCTCTTCATTATCCTCTCCTCATGAATCATAGGGTTTGTCTCCTACTGGCATCAGGCTGCTGGTTCCTGGGATTTTTGGATGGATTCATGCTCACATCTGTCACCATGACCTTTCCCTTCTGTAGATCTCGGGAGATCCATCATTTCTTCTGTGAAGTCCCTGCCGTAGTTAAGCTTTCCTGCTCAGACACATCCCTCTATGAGACACTCATGTACCTGTGTTGTGTCCTCATGCTCCTCTTCCCGGTGACAGTCATTTCAAGCTCCTATGTTTTCATCCTCCTCACCATCAACAGGATGAACTCAGCAAAGACCCAGAAGAAGACTTTTGCTACTTGCTCCTCCCATATGACTGTTGTCATCCTCTTTTATGGGGCTGGAGTCTACAACTACATGCTTCCCAGATTTTACCACACCCCTGAAAAGGACATAATGGTATCTGTTTTTTATACCATACTCACTCCACTGCTAAACCCCTTAATCTATAGTCTGAGGAATAAAGATATCACAGgggcattaaagaaaaatattgagtgTGGGAACTGtctttcaagaaaatag
- the LOC115293961 gene encoding olfactory receptor 2T4-like, whose translation MESTSWVANHTWRTDFILVGIFSESKHPVLLCLVIFVVFLMAWSGNIILLLLIHSDARLHTPMYFFISQLSLMDMMYISVTVPKMLIDQVMGVNKISATECGIQMFLYVTLAGSEFFLLASMAYDRYVAICHPLHYPILMNHRMFLLIASGCWFLGSVDGFLFTPITMTFPFCRSREIHHFFCEVPAVLKLSCSDTSVYEIFMYLCCVLMLLIPVTVISGSYYFILLTIHRMNSAEGRKKAFATCSSHMTVVILFYGAAIYTYMLPKSYHTPEKDMMVSVFYTILTPVLNPLIYSLRNKDVTGALKKMLNVEPVFQETIK comes from the coding sequence ATGGAGAGCACCAGTTGGGTGGCTAACCACACTTGGAGGACAGATTTCATCCTGGTAGGAATTTTCAGTGAATCCAAACACCCAGTTCTCCTGTGTTTGGTCATTTTTGTGGTTTTCCTGATGGCTTGGTCTGGAAACATCATCCTGCTCCTACTGATACATTCTGATGCCCGCCTCCACACCCCTATGTACTTTTTCATCAGCCAGCTATCTCTCATGGACATGATGTACATTTCTGTTACTGTGCCGAAGATGCTCATAGACCAGGTCATGGGTGTAAACAAGATCTCAGCCACAGAATGTGGGATACAGATGTTCCTCTATGTGACACTAGCAGgttcagaattttttcttctagcctccatggcctatgaccgctatgtggccatctgccatCCTCTCCACTACCCCATCCTCATGAACCACAGGATGTTTCTCCTCATAGCATCTGGCTGCTGGTTCCTGGGCTCAGTGGATGGCTTCTTGTTCACTCCCATCACCATGACCTTCCCCTTCTGCAGATCTCGGGAGATCCATCATTTCTTCTGTGAGGTCCCAGCTGTATTGAAACTCTCTTGTTCAGATACCTCTGTCTATGAGATTTTCATGTACCTGTGCTGTGTCCTCATGCTTCTCATTCCTGTGACAGTAATTTCAGGCTCTTACTATTTTATCCTCCTCACCATTCACAGGATGAATTCAGCAGAAGGCCGGAAGAAGGCCTTTGCCACTTGTTCTTCCCACATGACTGTGGTCATCCTCTTCTATGGGGCTGCCATTTATACTTACATGCTCCCCAAGTCCTACCATACACCTGAAAAAGACATGATGGTATCTGTCTTTTACACCATACTCACTCCTGTGCTCAACCCTTTGATCTATAGTCTAAGAAATAAGGATGTTACGGGAGCTCTGAAGAAAATGTTGAATGTAGAACCTGTCtttcaagaaactataaaatag